One Felis catus isolate Fca126 chromosome D1, F.catus_Fca126_mat1.0, whole genome shotgun sequence DNA segment encodes these proteins:
- the POLD4 gene encoding DNA polymerase delta subunit 4 yields the protein MGRKRLITDSYPVVKRREGPAGHSKGELAPELGEEPQPLSVDEAELELLRQFDLAWQYGPCTGITRLQRWHRAEQMGLEPPAEVRQVLQTHPGDPRFQYSLWHVYPL from the exons ATGGGCCGGAAGCGGCTCATCACTGACTCCTACCCTGTAGTGAAGAGGCGGGAGGGCCCCGCTGGGCACAGCAAGGGGGAGCTGGCGCCAGAGCTAG GGGAAGAGCCCCAGCCTCTGAGCGTGGATGAAGCAGAGCTGGAGCTGCTGAGGCAGTTTGATCTGGCCTGGCAATATGGGCCCTGCACAG GGATCACGCGGCTGCAGCGCTGGCATCGGGCCGAGCAGATGGGCTTGGAGCCCCCCGCTGAAGTGCGCCAGGTGCTGCAGACCCACCCTGGAGATCCCCGCTTCCAGTACAG CCTCTGGCACGTCTATCCCCTTTGA
- the CLCF1 gene encoding cardiotrophin-like cytokine factor 1 isoform X4, whose amino-acid sequence MLACLCAVLWHLPAVPALNRTGDPGPGPSIQKTYDLTRYLEHQLRSLAGTYLNYLGPPFNEPDFNPPRLGAETLPRATVNLDVWRSLNDKLRLTQNYEAYSHLLCYLRGLDRQAATAELRRSLAHFCTSLQGLLGSIAGVMAALGYPLPQPLPGAEPTRAPGPAHGDFLQKMDDFWLLKELQTWLWRSAKDFNRLKKKTQPPPAAVTLHLEAHGF is encoded by the exons ATGCTAGCTTGCCTGTGTGCTGTGCTCTGGCACCTCCCTGCAGTGCCAGCCCTCAACCGCACGGGGGACCCAGGGCCTGGCCCCTCCATCCAGAAAACCTACGACCTCACCCGCTACCTGGAACACCAACTCCGCAGCTTGGCTGGGACCTAC CTGAACTACCTGGGCCCCCCTTTCAACGAGCCTGACTTCAACCCACCTCGGCTGGGGGCAGAGACTCTGCCCAGGGCCACTGTCAACTTGGATGTGTGGCGGAGCCTCAATGACAAACTGCGGCTGACCCAGAACTATGAGGCCTACAGCCACCTTCTCTGCTACTTGCGTGGCCTCGACCGCCAGGCTGCCACGGCCGAGCTGCGCCGCAGCCTGGCCCACTTCTGCACCAGCCTTCAGGGCCTGCTGGGCAGCATCGCGGGCGTCATGGCAGCTCTGGGCTACCCgctgccccagcctctgcccGGAGCCGAGCCCACCCGGGCCCCCGGCCCTGCCCACGGCGACTTCCTCCAGAAGATGGACGACTTCTGGCTGCTGAAGGAGCTGCAGACCTGGCTGTGGCGCTCGGCCAAGGACTTCAACCGGCTCAAGAAGAAGACGCAGCCCCCGCCAGCGGCGGTCACCCTGCACCTGGAAGCCCATGGCTTCTGA
- the CLCF1 gene encoding cardiotrophin-like cytokine factor 1 isoform X1 → MPPYTHTHTHTHTHPGQERSPPPSPLPPIWRPTLTNPAPGPRWGQTPEGLPAGHPPLGLGPPSCFSPLLPAGDSWGMLACLCAVLWHLPAVPALNRTGDPGPGPSIQKTYDLTRYLEHQLRSLAGTYLNYLGPPFNEPDFNPPRLGAETLPRATVNLDVWRSLNDKLRLTQNYEAYSHLLCYLRGLDRQAATAELRRSLAHFCTSLQGLLGSIAGVMAALGYPLPQPLPGAEPTRAPGPAHGDFLQKMDDFWLLKELQTWLWRSAKDFNRLKKKTQPPPAAVTLHLEAHGF, encoded by the exons ATgcctccatacacacacacacacacacacacacacacacacccaggccaGGAACgctcccctcctccatcccccctGCCTCCCATCTGGCGGCCCACCCTCACCAACCCTGCGCCCGGCCCAAGGTGGGGACAGACACCTGAGGGGCTGCCAGCTGGGCATCCTCCACTGGGCCTGGGCCCGCCCTCATGTTTCTCGCCCCTCCTGCCCGCAGGGGACTCGTGGGGGATGCTAGCTTGCCTGTGTGCTGTGCTCTGGCACCTCCCTGCAGTGCCAGCCCTCAACCGCACGGGGGACCCAGGGCCTGGCCCCTCCATCCAGAAAACCTACGACCTCACCCGCTACCTGGAACACCAACTCCGCAGCTTGGCTGGGACCTAC CTGAACTACCTGGGCCCCCCTTTCAACGAGCCTGACTTCAACCCACCTCGGCTGGGGGCAGAGACTCTGCCCAGGGCCACTGTCAACTTGGATGTGTGGCGGAGCCTCAATGACAAACTGCGGCTGACCCAGAACTATGAGGCCTACAGCCACCTTCTCTGCTACTTGCGTGGCCTCGACCGCCAGGCTGCCACGGCCGAGCTGCGCCGCAGCCTGGCCCACTTCTGCACCAGCCTTCAGGGCCTGCTGGGCAGCATCGCGGGCGTCATGGCAGCTCTGGGCTACCCgctgccccagcctctgcccGGAGCCGAGCCCACCCGGGCCCCCGGCCCTGCCCACGGCGACTTCCTCCAGAAGATGGACGACTTCTGGCTGCTGAAGGAGCTGCAGACCTGGCTGTGGCGCTCGGCCAAGGACTTCAACCGGCTCAAGAAGAAGACGCAGCCCCCGCCAGCGGCGGTCACCCTGCACCTGGAAGCCCATGGCTTCTGA
- the CLCF1 gene encoding cardiotrophin-like cytokine factor 1 isoform X3, with translation MDLRAGDSWGMLACLCAVLWHLPAVPALNRTGDPGPGPSIQKTYDLTRYLEHQLRSLAGTYLNYLGPPFNEPDFNPPRLGAETLPRATVNLDVWRSLNDKLRLTQNYEAYSHLLCYLRGLDRQAATAELRRSLAHFCTSLQGLLGSIAGVMAALGYPLPQPLPGAEPTRAPGPAHGDFLQKMDDFWLLKELQTWLWRSAKDFNRLKKKTQPPPAAVTLHLEAHGF, from the exons GGGACTCGTGGGGGATGCTAGCTTGCCTGTGTGCTGTGCTCTGGCACCTCCCTGCAGTGCCAGCCCTCAACCGCACGGGGGACCCAGGGCCTGGCCCCTCCATCCAGAAAACCTACGACCTCACCCGCTACCTGGAACACCAACTCCGCAGCTTGGCTGGGACCTAC CTGAACTACCTGGGCCCCCCTTTCAACGAGCCTGACTTCAACCCACCTCGGCTGGGGGCAGAGACTCTGCCCAGGGCCACTGTCAACTTGGATGTGTGGCGGAGCCTCAATGACAAACTGCGGCTGACCCAGAACTATGAGGCCTACAGCCACCTTCTCTGCTACTTGCGTGGCCTCGACCGCCAGGCTGCCACGGCCGAGCTGCGCCGCAGCCTGGCCCACTTCTGCACCAGCCTTCAGGGCCTGCTGGGCAGCATCGCGGGCGTCATGGCAGCTCTGGGCTACCCgctgccccagcctctgcccGGAGCCGAGCCCACCCGGGCCCCCGGCCCTGCCCACGGCGACTTCCTCCAGAAGATGGACGACTTCTGGCTGCTGAAGGAGCTGCAGACCTGGCTGTGGCGCTCGGCCAAGGACTTCAACCGGCTCAAGAAGAAGACGCAGCCCCCGCCAGCGGCGGTCACCCTGCACCTGGAAGCCCATGGCTTCTGA
- the CLCF1 gene encoding cardiotrophin-like cytokine factor 1 isoform X2 produces the protein MLPAAGEPAAGDSWGMLACLCAVLWHLPAVPALNRTGDPGPGPSIQKTYDLTRYLEHQLRSLAGTYLNYLGPPFNEPDFNPPRLGAETLPRATVNLDVWRSLNDKLRLTQNYEAYSHLLCYLRGLDRQAATAELRRSLAHFCTSLQGLLGSIAGVMAALGYPLPQPLPGAEPTRAPGPAHGDFLQKMDDFWLLKELQTWLWRSAKDFNRLKKKTQPPPAAVTLHLEAHGF, from the exons GGGACTCGTGGGGGATGCTAGCTTGCCTGTGTGCTGTGCTCTGGCACCTCCCTGCAGTGCCAGCCCTCAACCGCACGGGGGACCCAGGGCCTGGCCCCTCCATCCAGAAAACCTACGACCTCACCCGCTACCTGGAACACCAACTCCGCAGCTTGGCTGGGACCTAC CTGAACTACCTGGGCCCCCCTTTCAACGAGCCTGACTTCAACCCACCTCGGCTGGGGGCAGAGACTCTGCCCAGGGCCACTGTCAACTTGGATGTGTGGCGGAGCCTCAATGACAAACTGCGGCTGACCCAGAACTATGAGGCCTACAGCCACCTTCTCTGCTACTTGCGTGGCCTCGACCGCCAGGCTGCCACGGCCGAGCTGCGCCGCAGCCTGGCCCACTTCTGCACCAGCCTTCAGGGCCTGCTGGGCAGCATCGCGGGCGTCATGGCAGCTCTGGGCTACCCgctgccccagcctctgcccGGAGCCGAGCCCACCCGGGCCCCCGGCCCTGCCCACGGCGACTTCCTCCAGAAGATGGACGACTTCTGGCTGCTGAAGGAGCTGCAGACCTGGCTGTGGCGCTCGGCCAAGGACTTCAACCGGCTCAAGAAGAAGACGCAGCCCCCGCCAGCGGCGGTCACCCTGCACCTGGAAGCCCATGGCTTCTGA